A section of the Streptomyces sp. NBC_01591 genome encodes:
- a CDS encoding S28 family serine protease: MRKAFRGFLSLAVLIGTVGATGASAGAATAAEPATFRSGSVSDDATGTDIKDRILAIPGMSLIEEKPYAGYRYFVLGYTQPVDHRHPSKGTFQQRITLLHKDTSRPTVFHTSGYNVSTNPSRSEPTRIVDGNQVSLEYRYFTPSRPAPADWSKLDIRQAASDQHRVFTALKRIYTKKWLTTGVSKGGMTATYYERYYPEDMDGVVAYVAPNDVVDKEDSAYDRFFENVGTKECRDRVNAVQREALVRREPLEKKYQEYAAANGYTFDTTGSLDKAYEAVVMDYVWAYWQYSLLSDCDTVPADAESAPDQAIWDSIDSVSGFSTYTDQGLERYTPYYYQAGTQLGSPDIRQPWLGGLSRYGYQPPRTFVPRSIPMKFQPPVMRDVDNWVKRHANRMLYVYGENDPWGAERFRPGAGSRDSYVMTVPGGNHGASVAGLAEENKAKATAAILRWADVAPAAVRDDPAKAKPLAKFDARLDKRDVLNERGLRP, encoded by the coding sequence ATGCGCAAGGCGTTCAGAGGGTTCCTGTCGCTCGCGGTGCTCATCGGTACAGTGGGCGCGACGGGTGCCTCGGCCGGGGCGGCCACCGCCGCGGAACCGGCGACGTTCCGGAGCGGGTCCGTCAGCGACGACGCCACCGGCACGGACATCAAGGACCGCATCCTGGCCATCCCCGGGATGAGCCTCATCGAGGAGAAGCCCTACGCGGGCTACCGCTACTTCGTCCTCGGCTACACCCAGCCGGTCGATCACCGGCACCCGTCCAAGGGCACCTTCCAGCAGCGCATCACCCTGCTGCACAAGGACACGTCCCGCCCGACGGTCTTCCACACCAGCGGATACAACGTCTCCACGAACCCCAGCCGTTCCGAGCCGACCCGGATCGTCGACGGCAACCAGGTCTCCCTGGAGTACCGCTACTTCACCCCCTCCCGCCCGGCGCCCGCCGACTGGTCCAAGCTCGACATCCGGCAGGCCGCGAGCGACCAGCACCGCGTCTTCACCGCGCTGAAGCGGATCTACACCAAGAAGTGGCTGACCACCGGCGTCTCCAAGGGCGGCATGACGGCCACCTACTACGAGCGCTACTACCCCGAGGACATGGACGGCGTCGTCGCGTACGTCGCGCCCAACGACGTGGTCGACAAGGAGGATTCGGCCTACGACCGGTTCTTCGAGAACGTGGGCACCAAGGAGTGCCGCGACCGGGTGAACGCCGTCCAGCGCGAGGCGCTGGTCCGCCGTGAGCCGCTGGAGAAGAAGTACCAGGAGTACGCCGCCGCGAACGGCTACACCTTCGACACCACCGGCTCGCTCGACAAGGCGTACGAGGCCGTCGTCATGGACTACGTCTGGGCGTACTGGCAGTACAGCCTGCTGTCCGACTGCGACACCGTCCCGGCCGACGCCGAGTCAGCCCCCGACCAGGCGATCTGGGACTCCATCGACTCGGTCTCCGGCTTCTCCACCTACACCGACCAGGGCCTGGAGCGGTACACCCCGTACTACTACCAGGCGGGCACCCAGCTCGGTTCGCCCGACATCCGCCAGCCGTGGCTCGGCGGCCTCAGCCGGTACGGATACCAGCCGCCGCGCACCTTCGTACCGCGCTCCATCCCGATGAAATTCCAGCCGCCGGTGATGCGCGACGTCGACAACTGGGTGAAGCGGCACGCCAATCGGATGCTGTACGTGTACGGGGAGAACGACCCGTGGGGCGCGGAGCGCTTCCGGCCCGGTGCGGGCTCCCGTGACAGCTACGTCATGACCGTGCCCGGCGGCAACCACGGCGCGAGCGTGGCCGGGCTCGCCGAGGAGAACAAGGCGAAGGCCACCGCGGCCATCCTGCGCTGGGCGGACGTCGCCCCGGCCGCCGTGCGGGACGACCCGGCGAAGGCGAAGCCGCTCGCGAAGTTCGACGCACGGCTCGACAAGCGGGACGTGCTGAACGAGCGCGGGCTGCGCCCGTAA
- a CDS encoding PucR family transcriptional regulator ligand-binding domain-containing protein, which yields MDGPSMPESLVGPTPPASLSPSAPSAPPTPPIPLSELLAHEELGLHRIAGPAEADLLWVHTSEMADPYPYLLGGELLLSAGVQLKDPDAYVARLVEAGAAALGFGVTPVFDTVPRALIEACDRHGLPLLEVPPETPFTAIARAVWRLMAEARHRELRRVTRAQQALATAAARPDPVPAVLHQLAAQLEGRTALLSADGEVLHASGRRPASDVGAALARLVRVVSAGARPAPMSATDTLRDTHLSAYALGGGQGLVLALATDRREAGDHTVAGVAVVLLSLLTAPHQGADAAGRSAALVRMLLGADPQDVAPLLGGAEQWTVVHARRSGDGPVDPLTTGALGAALGSALVDAGRGGDAVRVLIPGADRITPQPGWTLGASAPAPITALDLADDQASRALGRAVATRTPLAHHHADGGAGLAALIPPDRAEAHARALLAPLTEPLTETLRCWLSLHGSWDRTATALRIHRNTVRQRIARCAALLDADLDDMDVRTELWFALRVR from the coding sequence ATGGATGGACCATCCATGCCGGAATCCCTGGTCGGGCCCACCCCGCCCGCTTCCCTCTCCCCTTCCGCTCCCTCGGCTCCTCCCACTCCCCCGATCCCGCTCAGCGAGCTGCTCGCCCACGAAGAGCTGGGGCTGCACCGGATCGCGGGTCCGGCCGAGGCGGATCTGCTGTGGGTGCACACCTCGGAGATGGCCGACCCGTACCCGTATCTGCTCGGCGGTGAGCTGCTGCTGAGCGCCGGGGTGCAGCTGAAGGACCCGGACGCGTACGTGGCCCGGCTGGTGGAGGCGGGGGCGGCGGCGCTCGGTTTCGGGGTGACGCCGGTGTTCGACACGGTGCCGCGGGCGCTGATCGAGGCGTGCGACCGGCACGGTCTGCCGCTGCTGGAGGTGCCGCCCGAGACCCCGTTCACGGCGATCGCCCGTGCGGTGTGGCGGCTGATGGCCGAGGCCCGGCACCGCGAGCTGCGCCGGGTGACCCGGGCCCAGCAGGCCCTGGCCACGGCTGCGGCCCGGCCGGACCCGGTCCCGGCGGTGCTGCACCAGCTGGCGGCTCAGCTGGAGGGCCGGACGGCGCTGCTCTCCGCGGACGGCGAGGTGCTGCACGCCTCCGGCCGCCGCCCCGCTTCCGATGTCGGGGCGGCGCTGGCCAGGCTCGTCCGGGTGGTCTCCGCCGGGGCGCGCCCCGCCCCGATGTCCGCCACCGACACGTTGCGGGACACCCATCTGTCCGCGTACGCGCTGGGCGGCGGGCAGGGGCTCGTCCTGGCGCTGGCGACGGACCGGCGCGAGGCGGGCGACCACACCGTCGCCGGAGTCGCGGTCGTCCTGCTCTCCCTGCTGACCGCCCCGCACCAGGGCGCGGACGCCGCGGGCCGGTCGGCCGCCCTGGTACGGATGCTGCTGGGCGCGGACCCGCAGGACGTCGCGCCGCTGCTCGGTGGTGCCGAGCAGTGGACGGTGGTGCACGCGCGCCGCAGCGGCGACGGCCCGGTCGACCCGCTCACCACCGGGGCGCTGGGCGCCGCCCTCGGTTCGGCCCTGGTCGACGCGGGCCGGGGCGGTGACGCCGTACGGGTACTGATCCCCGGCGCCGACCGGATCACCCCGCAGCCCGGCTGGACGCTCGGCGCGTCCGCCCCCGCGCCCATCACGGCCCTCGACCTCGCCGACGACCAGGCCTCCCGCGCGCTGGGCCGCGCCGTCGCCACCCGCACCCCGCTGGCTCACCACCACGCCGACGGCGGGGCCGGCCTGGCCGCGCTGATCCCTCCGGACCGCGCCGAGGCGCACGCCCGCGCCCTCCTCGCCCCGCTGACCGAGCCCCTGACCGAGACCCTGCGCTGCTGGCTGAGCCTCCACGGCAGCTGGGACCGCACGGCCACGGCCCTGCGGATCCACCGCAACACGGTCCGCCAGCGCATCGCCCGCTGCGCGGCCCTGCTGGACGCGGACCTGGACGACATGGACGTACGGACGGAGCTGTGGTTCGCGCTACGGGTGCGGTGA
- the speB gene encoding agmatinase — MSSNETPRGPIDSSRVPRYAGPATFARLPRLDEVGTADVAVVGVPFDTGVSYRPGARFGGNAIREASRLLRPYNPAQDASPFALAQVADAGDIAANPFNINEAVETIEAAADDLLSTGARMMTLGGDHTIALPLLRSVAKKHGPVALLHFDAHLDTWDTYFGAEYTHGTPFRRAVEEGILDTSALSHVGTRGPLYGKQDLDDDAKMGFGIVTSADVMRRGVDEVADQLRQRIGDRPLYISIDIDVLDPAHAPGTGTPEAGGLTSRELLEIVRGLSSCNLVSADLVEVAPAYDHAEITSVAASHTAYELTTIMSRQIAEARTK, encoded by the coding sequence ATGAGCAGCAACGAAACGCCGCGCGGTCCGATCGACTCCTCCCGCGTCCCGCGGTACGCCGGACCCGCGACGTTCGCCCGGCTGCCCCGCCTCGACGAGGTCGGCACTGCCGATGTCGCCGTCGTCGGCGTGCCCTTCGACACCGGTGTCTCCTACCGGCCCGGCGCCCGCTTCGGCGGCAACGCGATCCGTGAGGCCTCGCGCCTGCTGCGCCCGTACAACCCGGCGCAGGACGCCTCGCCGTTCGCACTCGCACAGGTCGCCGACGCCGGTGACATCGCCGCGAACCCGTTCAACATCAACGAGGCCGTCGAGACGATCGAGGCCGCGGCCGACGACCTGCTCTCCACCGGCGCCCGCATGATGACGCTCGGCGGCGACCACACCATCGCGCTGCCGCTGCTGCGTTCCGTCGCCAAGAAGCACGGCCCGGTCGCGCTGCTCCACTTCGACGCGCACCTCGACACCTGGGACACCTACTTCGGCGCCGAGTACACCCACGGCACCCCGTTCCGCCGCGCCGTCGAGGAGGGCATCCTCGACACCTCCGCGCTCTCCCACGTCGGCACCCGCGGCCCGCTCTACGGCAAGCAGGACCTAGACGACGACGCGAAGATGGGCTTCGGCATCGTCACCTCCGCCGACGTCATGCGGCGCGGCGTCGACGAGGTCGCCGACCAGCTGCGCCAGCGCATCGGCGACCGGCCGCTCTACATCTCCATCGACATCGACGTCCTGGACCCGGCGCACGCGCCCGGCACCGGCACCCCCGAGGCCGGCGGCCTGACCTCCCGCGAGCTCCTCGAAATCGTCCGCGGGCTGTCCTCCTGCAACCTCGTCTCCGCCGACCTGGTCGAGGTCGCCCCCGCGTACGACCACGCCGAGATCACCTCCGTCGCCGCCTCCCACACGGCGTACGAGCTGACGACGATCATGTCCCGCCAGATCGCAGAGGCCCGTACGAAGTGA
- a CDS encoding ABC transporter ATP-binding protein, with product MTDAGDPQSVTQAPGWARRLCGYAWRYRRNVLLALGSSLAGMAVMALVPLITKVIIDDVVVGHTRSLAVWTGLLIAAAGLVYIATYIRRYYGGRLALDVQHDLRTEMYGTITRLDGKRQDELSTGQVVGRATSDLQLIQGLLFMLPMTIGNVLLFIISLVIMAWLSPLLTLVAIAVAPALWFIARRSRSRLFPATWYAQGQAAAVAGVVDGAVSGVRVVKGFGQEEQETGKLREVGRKLFAGRLRTIRLNSRYTPALQAVPALGQVAMLALGGWLATRGEITLGTFVAFSTYLAQLVGPVRMLAMVLTVGQQARAGVERVLELIDTEPTMKDGTKDLPADAPASVEFDDVRFGYDPERPVLDGFSLTVEPGETVAVVGASGSGKSTVSLLLPRFYDVTHGAVLVGGHDVRELTQQSLRAAIGLVPEDSFLFSDTVRANIAYGFPDATQEQIEEAARAAQADRFIADLPEGYDTKVGEHGLTLSGGQRQRVALARAILTDPRLLLLDDATSAVDARVEHEIHEALRQVMAGRTTLLIAHRRSTLGLADRIAVLENGRLADIGTHEELERRSPLYRRLLTDPDELGGTSPGHQRLTTAADTTTEGDRALQEELDAEFDAERGISPHLWVRKEEPRDTGAAGMPATPELLAQVEALPPATDIPDIDEARAVGAEDSYGLRRLLRGFGLPLLVSLALVAVDAGAGLLLPVLIRHGIDQGVSQLALGAVWAASALALVVVLVQWAAQIGETRMTGRTGERVLYSLRLKIFAQLQRLGLDYYERELTGRIMTRMTTDVDALSTFLQTGLVTAFVSVVTFFGIMVALLVLDVQLALVVFATLPVLVIGTFFFRRKSVKAYELARERISVVNADLQESVSGLRIVQAFRRERDGADRFAGRSDHYREARVRGQWLISVYFPFVQLLSSVAAAAVLIVGAGRVDNGTLTTGALVAYLLYIDLFFAPVQQLSQVFDGYQQATVSLGRIQELLREPTSTDAADEPLDVLSLRGEIAFEDVSFAYGSGDDAEEALVGVDLRIPAGQTVAFVGETGAGKSTLVKLVARFYDPTGGRVTADGTDLRRLDLTAYRHRLGVVPQEAYLFEGTVRDAIAYGRPEATDAEVEAAARAVGAHDMIATLDGGYLHEVAERGRNLSAGQRQLIALARAELVDPDVLLLDEATASLDLASEALVNQATDRLTGRRTTLVVAHRLTTAARADRVVVMDHGRVVEDGTHDELLAREGHYAVLWRTFIGEDEPAGV from the coding sequence GTGACGGACGCAGGGGACCCACAGAGCGTGACGCAGGCCCCGGGATGGGCCCGGCGGCTGTGCGGGTACGCATGGCGCTACCGGCGCAATGTGCTGCTGGCGCTCGGATCGTCGCTCGCCGGCATGGCGGTGATGGCGCTCGTCCCGCTGATCACCAAGGTGATCATCGACGACGTCGTGGTCGGCCACACCCGGTCCCTCGCCGTCTGGACCGGGCTCCTCATAGCCGCGGCCGGGCTCGTGTACATAGCCACGTACATCCGCCGGTACTACGGCGGCCGGCTCGCCCTCGACGTGCAGCACGATCTCCGTACCGAGATGTACGGGACGATCACCCGACTCGACGGCAAGCGGCAGGACGAGCTGTCCACCGGCCAGGTCGTCGGGCGCGCCACCAGCGACCTGCAACTGATCCAGGGGCTCCTGTTCATGCTCCCGATGACCATCGGGAACGTACTGCTCTTCATCATCTCCCTGGTGATCATGGCGTGGCTCTCGCCGCTGCTCACCCTGGTCGCGATCGCCGTGGCCCCCGCCCTCTGGTTCATCGCCCGCCGCTCCCGCTCCCGGCTCTTCCCCGCCACCTGGTACGCCCAGGGGCAGGCCGCCGCCGTCGCCGGAGTGGTCGACGGGGCCGTCTCCGGGGTCCGGGTCGTCAAGGGGTTCGGGCAGGAGGAGCAGGAGACCGGCAAGCTGCGCGAGGTGGGGCGGAAGCTGTTCGCCGGACGGCTGCGGACGATCCGGCTGAACTCCCGCTACACCCCCGCTCTCCAGGCCGTCCCCGCGCTCGGCCAGGTCGCGATGCTGGCCCTCGGCGGCTGGCTCGCCACCCGGGGCGAGATCACCCTCGGTACCTTCGTCGCGTTCTCCACGTACCTCGCCCAGCTCGTCGGACCGGTCCGGATGCTCGCCATGGTGCTCACCGTCGGACAGCAGGCGAGGGCCGGCGTCGAGCGCGTCCTGGAACTGATCGACACCGAGCCGACCATGAAGGACGGCACCAAGGACCTCCCGGCGGACGCCCCCGCGAGCGTCGAGTTCGACGACGTACGGTTCGGCTACGACCCGGAGCGCCCCGTCCTCGACGGGTTCTCGCTGACCGTCGAGCCCGGCGAGACCGTCGCCGTCGTCGGCGCGTCCGGCAGCGGGAAGTCCACCGTCTCGCTGCTGCTGCCCCGCTTCTACGACGTGACGCACGGCGCCGTCCTGGTCGGCGGCCACGACGTCCGCGAACTGACCCAGCAGTCCCTGCGCGCCGCCATCGGCCTCGTACCGGAGGACAGCTTCCTGTTCTCCGACACCGTCCGCGCCAACATCGCCTACGGCTTCCCCGACGCCACCCAGGAACAGATCGAGGAAGCGGCCCGCGCCGCCCAGGCCGACCGGTTCATCGCGGACCTGCCCGAGGGCTACGACACCAAGGTCGGCGAGCACGGACTCACCCTCTCCGGCGGCCAGCGCCAGCGCGTCGCGCTCGCCCGCGCCATCCTCACCGACCCCCGGCTGCTCCTCCTCGACGACGCCACATCCGCCGTCGACGCCCGCGTCGAGCACGAGATCCACGAGGCGCTGCGCCAGGTGATGGCCGGGCGGACCACCCTGCTGATCGCCCACCGCCGCTCCACCCTCGGCCTCGCCGACCGGATCGCCGTCCTGGAGAACGGCCGGCTCGCCGACATCGGCACCCACGAGGAGCTGGAGCGCCGCTCCCCGCTCTACCGGCGGCTGCTCACCGACCCGGACGAGCTGGGCGGCACCTCGCCCGGACACCAGCGGCTCACCACCGCCGCCGACACGACCACCGAGGGCGACCGCGCACTCCAGGAGGAACTGGACGCCGAGTTCGACGCCGAGCGCGGCATAAGCCCCCACCTCTGGGTCCGCAAGGAGGAGCCGCGCGACACCGGGGCGGCCGGCATGCCCGCCACCCCCGAGCTGCTCGCCCAGGTCGAGGCGCTGCCGCCCGCCACCGACATCCCCGACATCGACGAGGCGCGGGCCGTCGGCGCCGAGGACTCCTACGGGCTGCGCAGGCTGCTGCGCGGCTTCGGGCTGCCGCTGCTGGTGAGCCTGGCACTGGTCGCGGTCGACGCGGGCGCCGGTCTGCTGCTGCCGGTACTGATCCGGCACGGCATCGACCAGGGCGTCTCGCAGCTCGCGCTCGGCGCGGTCTGGGCGGCGTCCGCGCTGGCCCTCGTGGTCGTCCTCGTGCAGTGGGCCGCCCAGATCGGCGAGACCCGGATGACCGGCCGCACCGGCGAACGGGTGCTGTACTCACTGCGGCTGAAGATCTTCGCGCAGCTCCAGCGGCTCGGCCTGGACTACTACGAGCGCGAGCTGACCGGCCGCATCATGACCCGGATGACGACGGACGTGGACGCGCTGTCGACGTTCCTGCAGACCGGACTGGTCACGGCCTTCGTCTCCGTCGTCACCTTCTTCGGCATCATGGTCGCCCTGCTGGTCCTCGACGTGCAGCTGGCCCTCGTCGTCTTCGCGACGCTGCCGGTGCTGGTCATCGGTACGTTCTTCTTCCGCCGCAAGAGCGTCAAGGCGTACGAGCTGGCCCGCGAACGCATCAGCGTCGTCAACGCCGACCTCCAGGAGTCCGTCTCCGGGCTGCGGATCGTGCAGGCGTTCCGCCGCGAGCGCGACGGCGCCGACCGGTTCGCGGGGCGCAGCGACCACTACCGCGAGGCCAGGGTCCGCGGTCAGTGGCTGATCTCGGTCTACTTCCCGTTCGTGCAGTTGCTGTCGTCGGTGGCCGCGGCCGCCGTCCTGATCGTCGGTGCGGGCCGGGTCGACAACGGCACGCTCACCACCGGCGCGCTGGTCGCGTACCTGCTCTACATCGATCTCTTCTTCGCCCCGGTGCAGCAGCTCTCCCAGGTCTTCGACGGCTACCAGCAGGCCACCGTCTCCCTCGGCCGGATCCAGGAGCTGCTGCGCGAGCCGACCTCCACCGACGCCGCGGACGAACCGCTGGACGTGCTGTCGCTGCGCGGCGAGATCGCCTTCGAGGACGTGTCCTTCGCGTACGGGAGCGGAGACGACGCCGAGGAGGCGCTCGTCGGGGTCGACCTGCGGATACCGGCCGGTCAGACGGTCGCCTTCGTCGGCGAGACCGGCGCGGGCAAGTCCACCCTCGTCAAGCTCGTCGCCCGGTTCTACGACCCCACGGGCGGCCGGGTCACCGCGGACGGCACCGATCTGCGCCGCCTCGACCTCACCGCGTACCGGCACCGGCTCGGAGTCGTACCGCAGGAGGCGTACCTCTTCGAGGGCACGGTCCGCGACGCCATCGCCTACGGGCGGCCCGAGGCCACCGACGCCGAGGTGGAGGCGGCGGCGCGGGCGGTCGGCGCCCACGACATGATCGCCACCCTGGACGGCGGCTATCTGCACGAGGTCGCCGAGCGGGGCCGCAACCTCTCGGCCGGCCAGCGCCAGCTGATCGCGCTCGCCCGCGCCGAACTCGTCGACCCGGACGTCCTGCTGCTCGACGAGGCGACCGCCTCGCTGGACCTGGCCAGCGAGGCCCTGGTCAACCAGGCGACCGACCGGCTCACGGGCCGCCGCACCACCCTCGTCGTCGCCCACCGGCTGACCACGGCCGCCCGCGCCGACCGGGTCGTGGTGATGGACCACGGCCGGGTCGTCGAGGACGGCACGCACGACGAACTCCTGGCCAGGGAAGGGCACTACGCCGTGCTGTGGCGCACCTTCATCGGGGAGGACGAGCCCGCCGGGGTGTGA
- a CDS encoding serine hydrolase, with the protein MKEQPCISRRAKAALSVALAAGVLAPVALGAAPAAAATPTVSCTSGKAGLAAKLSKDITAALKGRKSTTAVALYDRKTKTNCTLRATTKYDSASVVKATVLATLLWDNKKHNRYLTQREINLATAMITKSDNNATTSLWKQLGVTKVKAFLKAAGMTHTVPGSGGYWGLTQITAQDELRLLTLLTAKNSVLSDNSRSYELGLMRKVVSSQRWGTPAGAPSGVTVQVKNGWLPRATHGWRVHSIGAFTGKGHDYGITVLTQDNKTMNDGINTIQAVARAVHKDLDPAVAAKTTSTIAPPAAPQEAVPAVPEAPAVRMLTATPRS; encoded by the coding sequence ATGAAAGAACAGCCCTGCATATCCCGTCGCGCAAAGGCCGCGCTCTCCGTCGCGCTCGCCGCGGGCGTGCTCGCACCCGTGGCGCTCGGCGCCGCGCCCGCCGCGGCGGCGACGCCGACCGTGAGCTGCACGTCCGGCAAGGCCGGGCTCGCCGCGAAGCTGTCGAAGGACATCACCGCCGCGCTCAAGGGCCGGAAGTCGACGACGGCCGTGGCGCTCTACGACCGCAAGACCAAGACCAACTGCACCCTGCGGGCGACGACGAAGTACGACTCCGCCAGCGTCGTGAAGGCGACCGTGCTGGCGACGCTGCTCTGGGACAACAAGAAGCACAACCGCTACCTCACCCAGCGCGAGATCAACCTCGCCACGGCCATGATCACCAAGTCCGACAACAACGCGACCACCAGCCTGTGGAAGCAGCTCGGGGTGACCAAGGTCAAGGCGTTCCTCAAGGCCGCCGGGATGACGCACACCGTGCCGGGCTCCGGTGGCTACTGGGGGCTGACCCAGATCACCGCCCAGGACGAGCTGCGGCTGCTGACCCTGCTGACCGCCAAGAACTCCGTGCTGAGCGACAACTCGCGCTCCTACGAGCTGGGCCTGATGCGCAAGGTCGTCTCCTCGCAGCGCTGGGGCACGCCCGCCGGAGCTCCGTCCGGGGTGACCGTGCAGGTCAAGAACGGCTGGCTGCCGCGTGCCACCCACGGCTGGCGGGTGCACAGCATCGGCGCCTTCACGGGCAAGGGGCACGACTACGGGATCACCGTGCTCACCCAGGACAACAAGACGATGAACGACGGCATCAACACCATTCAGGCCGTCGCCCGCGCGGTGCACAAGGACCTCGACCCGGCCGTCGCCGCGAAGACGACCTCGACCATCGCTCCGCCCGCCGCCCCGCAGGAAGCGGTGCCCGCGGTGCCGGAGGCCCCGGCGGTACGGATGCTCACCGCGACGCCGCGGTCGTAG